A portion of the Chelonia mydas isolate rCheMyd1 chromosome 23, rCheMyd1.pri.v2, whole genome shotgun sequence genome contains these proteins:
- the LOC122463687 gene encoding kelch-like protein 20 — translation MASAESRGGEVQLQDVSPSVLQSILRYLYTEELVLTAERAQELFVTASRLQIPPLLETVGRFLTETVSLETCLRLYALAHAHQHPALLRAAGRYVRLHFRSLCEHDAFLRLDPGTLIGIIASDGLAVASELAVYGAVGRWVRADPAERLPLLPELLGHVRLALLTPKELAEVQADVAELSGAFPGFAALGHKLYVAGGCGPDGCFSTSLHEYDACSGQWAQLPSMSWPLDPHGFLVCSRRLYAVGGCAEAAGKLDSAETFDPEQKQWAPASRLPFPLSYFASAALHNKLYLIGGKKHVAGALATHRGLLIYHVRSDSWAQVPLGVGLCHAGAAAMAGGICVVGGCRDEAPGEEREGASCLGNFQASRACFFLGEDGKVRQEVAIPALPRAIESAGAVCWRGRVYVVGGEDSARWLNTVYYWEPSAAAWTPCREGPAAGERVGWFGCVTLQVPRRRLRALFQGQPTAPAAGGATGRKQLPCRTSAMAPPPVSGKGGLMCPSTAPGSDQGSPLA, via the exons ATGGCCTCCGCAGAGTCCCGGGGTGGGGAGGTTCAGCTGCAGGATGTGTCGCCCTCCGTCCTCCAGAGCATCCTGCGCTATCTGTACACGGAGGAACTGGTGCTGACGGCCGAGCGAGCCCAGGAGCTGTTCGTCACAGCCAGCAGGCTCCAGATCCCCCCACTCCTGGAGACGGTTGGCAG GTTCCTCACGGAGACCGTTTCCCTGGAGACCTGCCTCCGGCTGTACGCGCTGGCTCACGCCCACCAGCACCCAGCTCTGCTTCGCGCGGCCGGGCGCTACGTCCGCCTGCACTTCCGGTCCCTCTGCGAGCACGACGCCTTCCTGCGCCTGGACCCCGGCACCTTGATCGGCATCATCGCCTCAGACGGCCTCGCGGTGGCTTCCGAACTGGCCGTCTACGGGGCTGTGGGGCGCTGGGTGAGGGCTGACCCCGCCGAGCGCCTGCCACTGCTCCCGGAGCTGCTGGGGCACGTCCGCCTGGCCCTGCTGACCCCCAAGGAGCTGGCCGAGGTGCAGGCCGACGTCGCGGAGCTCTctggggct TTCCCCGGTTTCGCCGCCCTGGGCCACAAGCTCTATGTGGCCGGGGGCTGCGGCCCGGACGGCTGCTTTTCAACCAGCCTGCACGAATACGACGCCTGCTCTGGGCAGTGGGCACAGCTCCCCTCCATGTCCTGGCCCCTGGACCCCCACGGCTTCCTGGTCTGCAGCCGGCGGCTCTACGCCGTGGGGGGCTGCGCCGAGGCAGCAGGCAAGCTGGATTCGGCAGAGACCTTTGATCCGGAGCAGAAGCAATGGGCTCCCGCCTCCCGCCTGCCCTTTCCTCTCAGCTACTTCGCCTCAGCCGCGCTCCACAACAAACTCTACCTGATAGGTGGGAAGAAGCATGTGGCAGGGGCCCTGGCCACCCACCGGGGGCTGCTCATCTACCACGTCCGCTCGGACAGCTGGGCTCAGGTGCcgctgggtgtggggctgtgcCACGCGGGCGCTGCCGCCATGGCTGGTGGGATCTGTGTCGTGGGGGGCTGCAGAGACGAAGCCCCCGGGGAGGAGCGAGAGGGGGCTTCCTGCCTGGGAAACTTCCAGGCCTCCCGGGCGTGCTTCTTCCTGGGTGAGGATGGCAAAGTGAGGCAGGAGGTGGCCATCCCGGCGCTTCCCCGAGCCATCGAGTCTGCTGGGGCCGTCTGCTGGCGGGGAAGGGTCTACGTGGTGGGCGGCGAGGACTCAGCCCGTTGGCTGAACACCGTGTACTACTGGGAGCCCAGCGCCGCTGCCTGGACCCCATGCCGGGAAGGCCCTGCCGCCGGGGAGCGCGTGGGCTGGTTTGGCTGCGTGACACTGCAGGTGCCCCGCAGACGCCTCCGGGCTCTTTTCCAGGGGCAGCCCACAGCCCCGGCAGCAGGTGGGGCAACGGGCCGAAAGCAGCTCCCCTGCAGAACCTCTGCAATGGCTCCACCTCCCGTCAGTGGGAAAGGAGGCCTCATGTGCCCCAGCACAGCACCGGGTTCAGACCAGGGGAGCCCCCTGGCCTGA